The Chondrinema litorale genome includes a window with the following:
- a CDS encoding RNA polymerase sigma factor, with amino-acid sequence MKSRSGNYRNSSESLVSEKKFAEIYNQHYDSLYVFLLRKTSDKRLTEELAYEAFLKLWNKLQENCEIENTKAYLLGIAKNLLYDYYLKKNRFTSHHVFLDQLPDRQSNNLTPEEQTLNDELKQHLDRAIDNLSPQSALIFKMVRVNGLKYKEVAEQLGISVSSVDTQLSRAIKKLRKILSSYRQNKSEIRKHVIEKLTLVLLLLIFF; translated from the coding sequence ATGAAAAGCAGGTCAGGAAACTATCGTAATAGTTCGGAATCGCTTGTATCCGAAAAAAAATTTGCTGAGATCTATAATCAGCATTATGATAGTTTGTATGTCTTTTTGTTAAGAAAAACATCTGACAAGAGGCTTACAGAAGAGTTGGCTTACGAGGCATTTTTAAAACTCTGGAATAAGCTACAAGAGAACTGCGAGATTGAAAACACTAAGGCATATCTATTAGGCATTGCAAAAAACCTACTCTACGATTATTATCTTAAAAAAAATCGATTTACATCGCATCATGTTTTTTTAGATCAGTTGCCAGACAGGCAGTCTAACAACCTCACACCGGAAGAGCAAACCTTAAATGATGAGCTTAAACAGCATTTAGATCGTGCAATTGATAACTTATCTCCACAGTCTGCACTTATTTTTAAAATGGTAAGAGTTAATGGCTTAAAGTATAAAGAAGTAGCTGAGCAATTAGGTATTTCTGTAAGTTCGGTAGATACTCAGCTTAGTAGAGCCATTAAAAAACTCCGAAAAATATTGAGTAGCTACAGACAAAATAAGTCAGAAATTAGAAAGCATGTGATAGAAAAACTCACATTAGTTTTATTACTTCTTATATTTTTTTAA
- a CDS encoding response regulator, whose protein sequence is MILIENEFLIVEDHYIDFEIIKIKIQQHFPNIDFVKSINGQEALDLIQKRIDQLKGLPGVILLDLHMPFINGFQFLEAFKNIYPDYLAKPKIILLTSSLNPDYKRLANEYKVDGFMIKPICINTLKSILW, encoded by the coding sequence ATGATTCTTATTGAGAATGAATTCTTAATTGTCGAAGATCATTATATAGATTTTGAGATAATTAAGATCAAAATTCAACAGCACTTCCCAAATATTGATTTTGTGAAATCTATAAATGGGCAAGAAGCCCTAGACCTTATTCAAAAAAGGATTGATCAGCTGAAAGGTTTACCCGGAGTTATTTTGTTAGACCTACATATGCCATTCATAAATGGATTTCAATTTTTGGAAGCATTCAAAAATATATACCCTGATTACTTAGCGAAACCCAAGATTATTTTGCTTACAAGTTCCCTTAATCCTGATTATAAAAGGCTCGCAAATGAATATAAGGTTGATGGTTTTATGATTAAACCGATATGTATCAACACACTCAAAAGCATACTTTGGTAG
- a CDS encoding DUF3052 domain-containing protein codes for MSNTRSGYSGKPLYQKLGIKDTFNCLFISAPENYIDLLECPFVPLSNKAPFDFIHVFAKERKLLEQHIQANLKLLKQDGMIWISWPKKASKVQTDITEDVIREVILPTGLVDIKVCSVNEIWSGLKVVIRKENRT; via the coding sequence ATGTCAAATACTAGATCGGGTTATTCTGGTAAACCGCTTTATCAAAAACTAGGGATTAAAGATACATTTAACTGTCTGTTTATCTCTGCACCAGAAAATTATATCGATTTACTTGAATGTCCATTTGTGCCTTTATCTAACAAAGCACCTTTTGATTTTATTCATGTTTTTGCGAAAGAAAGAAAACTGCTAGAACAACATATACAAGCAAACTTAAAGTTGCTCAAACAAGATGGCATGATCTGGATTTCGTGGCCAAAAAAAGCATCAAAAGTACAAACAGACATTACCGAAGATGTGATTCGGGAAGTAATTTTGCCAACAGGTCTGGTTGATATTAAAGTTTGCAGTGTAAACGAAATTTGGTCTGGATTGAAAGTGGTAATTCGCAAAGAGAACAGAACATAA